The DNA sequence ATCAGTTATTCCCGTCAAATTACTAAGCTCTAAGAACAACTTTTTTCGTGAAAATTTACTGCTTCACGACACTCAACCAGTACTGATGATCACCATCGGAGTAGCGAAGGAAGTACAGCCCAGCAGGAAAGGCGCTGATGTCCAAACTGCTGGTTACTGTCCGCCAGGTTGTTAACAGCCGACCTCTAGGGGCAATTAACGAGATTTCTCCTTTTGTCCAGTGTTCAATCTGTAGCCAGCCGGAAGTTGGGTTGGGGTAGATCATCAGTGGAGAATCGGCAGGATCTTCGATGGCCGAAATAGTGACGTTGATGGTTTGGGCATTGGCTACGCCGCAGTAATCATTACTAGCATTCAGACTTACCTCGTAGACCCCAGCACTCGCGTAAGTATGAACCGGGTTTTCCAAGGTGCTGGTATTGCCGTCGCCAAAATTCCAGAAGTAACTGGAAGCATTGAGCGAATTGTTCTGTAGGCTAATGGTCAAGTCATTTGTGATAATATTGAAAACAGGTACGGGAGGTGAAGCTACCGTGATCTCTTGCATACCACTTGCGCTGTTGTTACTATTGCTGATGCTCAAACTGATGGTGTAAGTTCCCGGCGCTGGAAAGGTGACTAGCGGTGCTATTGCTGTACTTGTAGCTGGTTCCCCACCAGGGAAATTCCAAATCCTGTTCTCAACCGAGCCAGAAGAAAGGTCTTCAAATGCTATCACCAAGGGGGCACATCCCTCTGTAATATTGCTGCTAATTTCAACGACCAGTGGCTCAATTAAACTGACTTGTAGGTCATAATTTTCAGTCCCACATTCGTTTGTTACACTCAAAGTCACTGGATAATCTCCAGGCCCTGGAAAGGTGAAGTTGGGGTTTTCTTCGGTGCTACTCTGACCTGGGAGGAAGTTCCAGACCCAGCTGTTGCCGTTCTCTGTATTGGAAGAAAAGAATACATCGTAACCGTTTGCAGAATAAGCAGGATTCGCCGAAGGAGGAGGTAAAATATTTACTTCGACGGGTAGGGAATTTAACGATTCGAAGCAATCTTCCTGTGGAAGTAAAACCAGGCGGTAGCTCCCAGCTAGTGCCGCGTTTCCCTGGATTTGAAGACTGTCTGTTTGGGTGCCAGTAATAATTCCCGGTGCTTCTACTAGGTCACTCCATTCTCCAGCTACAAGCCGTTGCCACTGCAGTTGATAGTTGCTACCTGAACTCATGGCGATGAGGGTGATTAATGTGCCCTCACAAACAGTGGTATCGTTAGACAATAAAGCCAAATTAGGCAAGGTGAACAGATCACCTTTTACTAAATTCATCAGGATTTCAGAAGTACCATTATCGCCATTTTCGGCATTATTAGTGCCTTCGCCACAGCTGGTAGAATTAATACTAAGGCCTGCGGTTCCTCCAGTCAAGTCAGCCATTAAGGGTATGTTGGACCTTAAGATACCCCCACTGCCACCACCTCCAGGGCCAAAACAGCGGTCATTGTTTCCATTATTTACCGTGGCTCCTGATCCACCACGGGCGGCAATTTGCACCGTTCCACTTACCGTGTTGGCAATTAGTAGAACACTTCCACCTGCACCGCCGCCACCGCCGCCATCACCACTTAGGTTAGTGGCATTGTAACCATCGTTAAGAATACTTCCACCCGCAAAATTAATGGCATCTGCTTTGATGAAAATAATCCCGCCGCCATTTCCTCCACCAGAAGCCGTATTGTTATTAGCATGGCCGCTCCCACCACCGCCACCCGCAAAAACGAGGGTGTTGTCAGTAAGGAGTACCTTTCCAGGCCTGCCGGGGAAGTCGCCGTCGCAGCCAAAGGTGCTAGGCTCATCGTTGCGGCCGCCTTGGCCTCCTGCAGTGAGGAGACTGCCACCGCCGCCACCGCTGTTGTGGTCATTTCCGCCACCGCCACCATTGGCTTGTGCTCCTCGCCCAAAGGGTTCACTACTGTTGGCTGCGCCTATACCTTCTCCTTTAGGAGCGCCTCTCCAGTTGTTGGCAGCATAGGCGAAATCATCAGCATTGGTTAGGAAGTTGCAGTTGTTGTCTGTGATGCTGATGGGTGCGCCTCCCCTAAAACCGTGTCCACTGGCATCGATATCGGCATTCAGCGTAAGGGTGCCGTTTACTTCAAGCGCAAGAATTCCTCCCGTGGTTCCATTCCAGGGGGCTGGCGAGAGGGTGTTGTCAACACTGGCATTTTCGTAAATCTGGAAACCTATCACTTGGGTGGCATTACCGCTGTATTGATGAATGAGCGTATATTCAAGGGTGACTTCATTACCAGAAATACTGCTAATGCTATTGTACTCATATTGGCCGCTACCATTATAATCTGTGATATCTCCGTAGCTGTCGGCATTGTTGAGATCAATATTCGCACCATTCATCTGGTGAATAATCAAACCCATTCCTGGGACAAAATTACTGGCATCATTCAGCACCAAAGTATTGGTACAATCATCTTGACTGATCAGCTGGCTGTAAACATTGATTTGACCACTAAGACTGGTCTGGCCAGGGAGGAAGAAATGGCCTAGGAGAACAGCAATTAATAGGAGGTATTTCATATGGCATTGGGATGGTAAAGGATAATAACCATAAAATTAAGCTATTTTGTAAAAGCAAAAATTTTGGCCTTATCTAAAATATATTCTGGATTCTTCCGCCTTTTTAATAATTTGCGGCCTTAACATACGTTAAGAGACGGAATAACACATTTTCTGCCTCCACAACAGGTGGATCCGTCAAATTACTAAGGACTTATTCACAAAAAATAATGAACCACATGTTCAACCACCTCCTTTTGTTTTTCCAGACAGCAAATATCGGAACGGAAGAACCGACCCAAGAAAGTGAGAGTTTGTTTTCCATCATTGCCAGTAGCGGTACGATGGGGATTATTATTGTAGCGGTATTACTCGTATTAGCAGTTGTCGCTACGGTTATCTTTATTGAGCGTTACGCAACAATCAAGCAAGCAGGACGGGTTGATGAAAACTTCATCAATAATATTCGTGCCAATGTTTCTTCGGGAAATATTGCTGGTGCAAAAGCCCTTTGCCAGTCTACAGATTCTCCAGTGGCTCGCATGGTAGAAAAAGGTTTGCAGCGGATTGGAAAGCCTTTGCGTGATATTGATGCTGCTATTGAAAACGTTGGTAACCTTGAAATTTTCCGACTAGAGAAAAATTTGAGCACACTGGCTTCAATTGCTGGTGCAGCCCCAATGATCGGATTCTTTGGAACAGTAACGGGTATGATTGCGGCTTTCCAAAAAATGGCAACCGAAAAGAATGTTGCACCAGATCAATTGGCAGAAGGTATTTACCAGGCACTGATTACCACCGCTGGTGGTCTTTTTATCGGTATTTTAGCTTTCGTGGGCTATAACGTACTTGTAACAAGCGTAGAAAAAGTAGTCTACAAAATGGAGCGTACGACGGTCGACTTCATGGATCTTTTGCAGGAACCTACTGTTTAATGTAAAGGCGCGATACATCGCGTCTTTTATGACTTAACAACATTCAACCATGGGTTTTAAGAAAAAGAACAAGGTAAGTGCAGAATTTAGCATGTCCTCATTGACGGACATCATCTTTCTGTTATTGATCTTCTTTATGCTGACGTCCAATTTCGTTCGCCTCCAGCCTTTTGATCTTCCTCAGTCGGATTCTAAAACGGTGGCGCCCGTATCTATTGTGGTTAGCATCACCAAAGATGGCATCTACACCGTGGATGATCAGGATGTATCACAAAGTGATTTGGTAAACGTACTTCGTACCAAGGTGAGAGGTATCAATGACCAGGAGCACACTGCGATAACAATTGTGGCAGAGGTGGGCACTGACTTTGAGAAAGTAACCGAAATTTTAGGAATTGCAGCAGCACTAAAAGTGCAAGCAATTTTAGCTACTCAACCACGATCATAATATGGGCCTTAAGAAAAGAGCGAAGGTGAGTGCAGAATTCAGTATGTCCTCTTTAACGGACATCATCTTTCTGTTGTTGATCTTTTTTATGCTGACTTCTACGCTGGTGGCACCGAATGCGATTAATTTTAATCTGCCAGGGAGTACTCAAAAGCGGGTGAGTGCCCCTCGTACGCTGGATGAGATCAGAATCAATAACCGGGGGAATTATTACTACAATAACAAGAATATTACCTTGATTGAAATGGAGGATCAACTTCGCCGGCTTAGTGCTGGTAAGGAACCCAAATCAGAAAGTGTAATTATTTCTATTGATAAAGGTGCGAAAGTAGAGAATGTTGTTGCGGTGATGGATTTGACGTTGAAGTTTGAGATTAACCGGGTTTTAGCACCAGAAAAGTAAGAAGTAAGATGGCTTTTTATGCATTCGTGCATGTTTCTGCATCTAAGAAACGGCACATCAATAAAAAGCATAAAATAAGTAATAATGGACGATATATTAACGGCCAAGGAACTTCAAAACAAGCGTAAAGGACAAATCGCCGGTGGCATAATGTTCCTTTTACTGGTGATCATTCTATTGCTGCCATTGTTTTGGTACCAGAATCCACCTCCAGGGCAGGAAGGTATTCAGGTTAACTTAGGTATTCCTGATATAGGAATGGGGGAAGACCTTAATGCACCAATGGCCACAACGACAGAGACGGAAGAAACGTCTGAGCCTGAAGTTCAACCAGAACCCCAACCGGAAGAAGTGCCTCCTCCCGTCGCTTCAAATCCTGAACCTAGTCAGCGTGATGTTGTAACGACAGATGACGCAGAGGCCATCGCGATACGGAAAAAGCAAGAACGCGAAGCCGCAGACCGGAAAGCGCGAGAAGATGCTGATCGTCGGGAACGTGAAGCACAGGCCGAGGCAGAGCGCAAACGCCAAGCGGCAGCAGCCGAAGCAGAGCGCCAGCGTCAAGCACAGGAAGCCGCAGCAAAGGCTACACGTGATCAAGTTGGAGGATTGTTTAATTCTGGCGGCGGCGGCGGAACGACCAACAAACCTGGCGATGGCGGTGCAACCAACGGTGATCCTAACTCCAGCAATATTGGTACCAAAAGTTTTGGTAGTGGTACTGTAGGTGGTGGCTTAGGAAGTAGAGGGGTCTCCAACTCCCCAAGGCTAGTTGAAAATAGCCAGAAATCAGGAACGGTGGTCATCAGTCTTTGTGTAAATGCCAGCGGTAGTGTAGATCCGGAATCTGTGAAATTTACCCAGCGGGGGTCTACTACCACGGATGCTCAGTTGGTAAATGCGGCCATCCGAAATGCCAAATCCTGGGGCTTTTCAAGTGGTTCTGTAGATCGTCAGTGTGGTACTATTACTTACAACTTTAAGGTACAGTAATTTTAAAAACACAAGCTTCTTACGAAAGAATAAGGCATTTAAGGATTCTCTTCCTTAAATGCCTTATGTAATTTATACAGCAATGAACTATAAAGAAACGCTAGCCTTCCTCTACGAACAACTTCCTATGTTTCAGCGGATAGGAAGTGCTGCCTTCAAAAAGGATCTGACCAATATCAAGGAGCTGTTAGCGGTATTGGGAAACCCGGAAACGAAGTTTCCCAGTATCCATGTAGGAGGAACCAATGGCAAGGGCTCCGTAACGCATTTGTTGGGTGCCGCTTTGCAGGCTGGTGGTTATAAAACGGGCTTGTATACTTCCCCTCACTATAAAGATTTCAGGGAACGGATAAAAGTCAATGGAGCATACGTTTCCCGAAAGTTTGTGGTGGATTTTGTTGACCGTATCCGACCTGAACTAGCGCGGATCAGTCCGAGTTTTTTTGAGATTACGGTAGCGATGGCTTTTCAATACTTTGCTGAGCAAAAAGTAGATATAGCCGTTGTCGAAGTAGGTTTGGGAGGGCGATTAGATTCTACCAACGTGCTGAATCCGGAATTGGCGGTCATTACCAATATCAGTTTGGATCATCAACAGTTTCTAGGGGATACCCTACCCGAAATTGCGGGGGAAAAAGCAGGAATTATCAAGGCGAATGTGCCCGTGGTCATTGGCGAAACCCAACAGGCTACTGCTCCGGTATTTCGCAGTAAGGCCAAAGAGGTGGGGGCACCACTGGTATTTGCCGATCAGCTTTTTCAGGTTAAACAAACGAAGCAGGATTTTAACCATACCTATTTTTCCGTTGACCGGAAACATCAGCTTTACACCAGTGAATTGATCATCAATTTGCACGG is a window from the Lewinella sp. LCG006 genome containing:
- a CDS encoding PKD domain-containing protein; protein product: MKYLLLIAVLLGHFFLPGQTSLSGQINVYSQLISQDDCTNTLVLNDASNFVPGMGLIIHQMNGANIDLNNADSYGDITDYNGSGQYEYNSISSISGNEVTLEYTLIHQYSGNATQVIGFQIYENASVDNTLSPAPWNGTTGGILALEVNGTLTLNADIDASGHGFRGGAPISITDNNCNFLTNADDFAYAANNWRGAPKGEGIGAANSSEPFGRGAQANGGGGGNDHNSGGGGGSLLTAGGQGGRNDEPSTFGCDGDFPGRPGKVLLTDNTLVFAGGGGGSGHANNNTASGGGNGGGIIFIKADAINFAGGSILNDGYNATNLSGDGGGGGGAGGSVLLIANTVSGTVQIAARGGSGATVNNGNNDRCFGPGGGGSGGILRSNIPLMADLTGGTAGLSINSTSCGEGTNNAENGDNGTSEILMNLVKGDLFTLPNLALLSNDTTVCEGTLITLIAMSSGSNYQLQWQRLVAGEWSDLVEAPGIITGTQTDSLQIQGNAALAGSYRLVLLPQEDCFESLNSLPVEVNILPPPSANPAYSANGYDVFFSSNTENGNSWVWNFLPGQSSTEENPNFTFPGPGDYPVTLSVTNECGTENYDLQVSLIEPLVVEISSNITEGCAPLVIAFEDLSSGSVENRIWNFPGGEPATSTAIAPLVTFPAPGTYTISLSISNSNNSASGMQEITVASPPVPVFNIITNDLTISLQNNSLNASSYFWNFGDGNTSTLENPVHTYASAGVYEVSLNASNDYCGVANAQTINVTISAIEDPADSPLMIYPNPTSGWLQIEHWTKGEISLIAPRGRLLTTWRTVTSSLDISAFPAGLYFLRYSDGDHQYWLSVVKQ
- a CDS encoding ExbD/TolR family protein, whose product is MGLKKRAKVSAEFSMSSLTDIIFLLLIFFMLTSTLVAPNAINFNLPGSTQKRVSAPRTLDEIRINNRGNYYYNNKNITLIEMEDQLRRLSAGKEPKSESVIISIDKGAKVENVVAVMDLTLKFEINRVLAPEK
- a CDS encoding folylpolyglutamate synthase/dihydrofolate synthase family protein; the encoded protein is MNYKETLAFLYEQLPMFQRIGSAAFKKDLTNIKELLAVLGNPETKFPSIHVGGTNGKGSVTHLLGAALQAGGYKTGLYTSPHYKDFRERIKVNGAYVSRKFVVDFVDRIRPELARISPSFFEITVAMAFQYFAEQKVDIAVVEVGLGGRLDSTNVLNPELAVITNISLDHQQFLGDTLPEIAGEKAGIIKANVPVVIGETQQATAPVFRSKAKEVGAPLVFADQLFQVKQTKQDFNHTYFSVDRKHQLYTSELIINLHGPYQALNIQTALAALEVWQMHHAERTLPFTAIQEGWANLRDLTRFQGRWQVLSEQPRVMVDSAHNEGGLKAIMDQLKAASGQLHFVMGVVSDKKLEEVLPLFPPNAKYYFAKADIPRGLPASDLQQTAAHFGLKGKTYTSVKNALKAAKRAAAKEDTIFVGGSIFTVAEVL
- a CDS encoding ExbD/TolR family protein — protein: MGFKKKNKVSAEFSMSSLTDIIFLLLIFFMLTSNFVRLQPFDLPQSDSKTVAPVSIVVSITKDGIYTVDDQDVSQSDLVNVLRTKVRGINDQEHTAITIVAEVGTDFEKVTEILGIAAALKVQAILATQPRS
- a CDS encoding MotA/TolQ/ExbB proton channel family protein, with translation MFNHLLLFFQTANIGTEEPTQESESLFSIIASSGTMGIIIVAVLLVLAVVATVIFIERYATIKQAGRVDENFINNIRANVSSGNIAGAKALCQSTDSPVARMVEKGLQRIGKPLRDIDAAIENVGNLEIFRLEKNLSTLASIAGAAPMIGFFGTVTGMIAAFQKMATEKNVAPDQLAEGIYQALITTAGGLFIGILAFVGYNVLVTSVEKVVYKMERTTVDFMDLLQEPTV